CGGGGACGACCTCGATGAGTCAGGTCATGCGGGCGGTGGACCACGTCACGGCGGCGAAGCGGGCCAACCCCGCGGCTCCGATTGTCGTCAACCTGAGCCTCGGGGCAGCGACCAGCACGACGGAGCTCAACGCGCTCGACCGGGCCATCCAGACATCGATCCGGGCGGGCGTCGTGTACGTCGTCTCGGCCGGCAACGACGGCGTGAACGCGGCCTACGTGTCTCCGGCGCGAGTGCCCGAGGTGATTACCGTCGGGGCCTACGACTCGCGGTGGCAGTTCGCGTCGGAGTTCTCGAACCACGGCCCGGTCGTGGACCTCCTGGCGCCGGGCGTCCGCGTCGTCTCCGGCGCTGACGGCGGGCGGTACGCCCGGCTGGACGGGACGTCGATGGCCGCGCCCCACGTGACGGGCGCCGCCGCGCTCAACCTCGCGCGGCGGCCGTCGGCCAAGCCGGGGCACGTCGAGACCCAGCTCTGGCGCCGCGGCCGGTCGCTGGGCCAGGGCGTGCCGCCGAACACGACGACGCGTTCCGTCTGGGTCGGCACGATGTAGCCGCGGCGTTTTCCCGTCCCTTTCGCCAGTCGTTCGACCGGAGCGGGGCGGGAGTAGTGAGGTTGACGGTCGATCCCACCGCCGTCCCATGACCCGCCTTCTCGCGCTCGCCGCCCTCTTCGCTGTCCTCCCGGCCGCCTCGCAGGACGCCCTCCTCATCGAGGACGTCCCCACCGTCTCCGCCGGCATGGGCACCGCCGACGGCCCGTTCACGCTCCTCTCGCTTCGCGACGGCTCCGTCGTCGTCCCCTACGACGCCGCGACGCGCGCCGACTCGGCGTCGGCGGCCTGGGACCTCGGTCTCCGCGGCACGGAGGTCATTCTCAACGGCGGGGCCAGCGGCCCAGGCGGGATCGAGGGCGCGCTCGTCGCCGAGCCCTTCGAGTCGGTCCTCGGCGTTCCCAGCGACGTGGTGGCCGACGGCGCAGGCGAGTGCCCGCGTGGCGCCGCGCGCGTCGTGTGCCACGGCTCGGGCAACGGCTGGTACCTCTACGCCGACAACGGCGTCGAGCCGCTCGCCGACCGCACGCTCGTGATCCGCCGCGCCGACGGGACGGCCGCGAAGGTCCGGTTCGTGAGCTACGAGCTCGGCGACGCCGTCGGCGACGTCCGGCCGCGCTACGTGACGCTGGAGGTCGCCCCGCTCGTGGCCGAGTAGGCCCGCCTCGGCGCCGAGGCGGGCGGCCTCGCGTTCCGGGACTCTTCACTCGACGCGCCGGACGCCGCTTGGGGCGGTGTGT
This sequence is a window from Rubrivirga marina. Protein-coding genes within it:
- a CDS encoding HmuY family protein, yielding MTRLLALAALFAVLPAASQDALLIEDVPTVSAGMGTADGPFTLLSLRDGSVVVPYDAATRADSASAAWDLGLRGTEVILNGGASGPGGIEGALVAEPFESVLGVPSDVVADGAGECPRGAARVVCHGSGNGWYLYADNGVEPLADRTLVIRRADGTAAKVRFVSYELGDAVGDVRPRYVTLEVAPLVAE